A single genomic interval of Juglans regia cultivar Chandler chromosome 1, Walnut 2.0, whole genome shotgun sequence harbors:
- the LOC109006277 gene encoding cytochrome P450 734A1-like, producing the protein MEELLSWLKLLVIWVMFLVLVLKVVVSLWWRPRRIEDHFSRQGIRGPPYRFFIGNVKELGGMMLKASSQPMPFSHNILPRVLSFYHHWKKIYGATFLMWLGPTVRLTISDPDLVKDIFTSKSEFYEKIEAHPLVKQLEGDGLLSLKGGAKWAHHRKIITPTFHMENLKLLIPVVAKSVVDMLEQWQLVAMSELGEVEIEVSEWFQTLTEDVITRAAFGSSYEDGKKVFRLQAQQMKLAADVFQKVFIPCYRFLPTKRNMNCWKLDKEIKKSVVNLIERRKDEKNNSGRDLLMQEKSPKDLLGLMIQASKSCPSSNITVHDIVEECKSFFFAGKQTTSNLMTWTTVLLAMHPHWQVQAREEVLRVCGSRDVPSKDDVVKLKTLSMIFNESLRLYPPAIAAIRRAKVDVELGGYKIPCGTEILVPILAIHHDQALWGNDANEFNPGRFSEGGARAAKHPVAFIPFGLGVRTCIGQNLAILQAKLTLAIILQRFSFRLAPSYQHAPTVLMLLYPQYGAPILFQSLSHPDQGHKDQGSS; encoded by the exons ATGGAGGAGCTCTTGTCTTGGCTTAAGCTTCTCGTCATATGGGTGATGTTCTTAGTGTTAGTGCTGAAGGTGGTGGTATCGCTTTGGTGGAGGCCCAGAAGAATTGAAGACCATTTCTCAAGGCAAGGGATCAGAGGACCCCCATACCGTTTCTTCATTGGAAATGTTAAAGAACTCGGGGGGATGATGTTAAAAGCCTCCTCTCAGCCCATGCCTTTCTCTCACAACATACTCCCCAGAGTCCTCTCCTTCTACCACCACTGGAAAAAGATCTATG GTGCAACATTTCTCATGTGGTTAGGACCCACGGTTCGTCTCACCATTTCCGATCCAGACCTCGTCAAAGATATCTTCACCTCCAAGTCAGAGTTTTATGAGAAGATTGAAGCACACCCACTTGTTAAACAGCTCGAAGGTGACGGCCTCCTCAGTCTGAAAGGAGGAGCAAAATGGGCTCACCACAGGAAAATCATCACCCCTACTTTCCACATGGAAAATCTCAAA CTGTTGATACCAGTAGTGGCAAAGAGTGTGGTGGACATGTTGGAGCAATGGCAGCTTGTTGCAATGTCCGAGTTGGGAGAGGTTGAAATTGAAGTTTCGGAATGGTTTCAAACCCTAACAGAAGATGTCATCACGAGAGCAGCATTTGGCAGCAGCTATGAAGATGGAAAAAAGGTTTTCAGATTACAAGCACAGCAAATGAAGCTAGCTGCAGATGTTTTTCAGAAAGTTTTCATCCCTTGCTACAg ATTCCTGCCCACAAAGAGAAACATGAATTGCTGGAAGTTGGATAAGGAAATCAAGAAATCTGTGGTGAACTTAATCGAACGGCggaaagatgagaaaaataattCTGGTAGGGATTTATTAATGCAAGAGAAAAGTCCAAAGGATCTGCTGGGCCTCATGATTCAGGCTTCAAAGTCTTGCCCATCATCAAATATCACTGTCCATGACATTGTTGAAGAGTGCAAGAGCTTTTTCTTTGCCGGCAAACAGACCACATCCAATTTGATGACGTGGACTACTGTTCTTCTGGCTATGCACCCTCACTGGCAGGTACAGGCACGTGAGGAGGTCCTGAGGGTGTGTGGATCACGTGATGTACCCAGCAAAGATGATGTTGTCAAGCTTAAGACG CTAAGCATGATCTTTAACGAGTCCCTCCGATTATACCCCCCGGCGATCGCAGCAATCAGACGGGCCAAAGTTGATGTAGAGCTCGGAGGCTACAAGATCCCATGTGGGACCGAGATTTTGGTTCCAATCTTGGCCATCCATCATGACCAAGCCCTGTGGGGCAACGATGCCAACGAATTCAACCCAGGTCGATTCTCCGAGGGCGGGGCACGGGCAGCAAAGCATCCGGTTGCGTTCATTCCATTTGGCCTTGGTGTCCGCACATGCATCGGACAAAATCTAGCCATATTGCAGGCCAAGTTAACGCTGGCAATCATATTGCAGCGCTTCTCCTTTAGGTTGGCTCCAAGCTATCAGCATGCACCGACGGTCCTGATGCTACTCTACCCACAATACGGTGCACCCATCCTTTTCCAATCCCTGTCCCATCCTGATCAGGGCCACAAAGATCAAGGGTCCTCCTAA